TGGAGACCTTCGTGCGGCCCCTCAGCTCGGCCGAGCTGGGTGAGGGGCCGCGCGCCAGGCGCGAGCTCATCAGGAGCGCCGAGGGTGAGACGCTGGCGCTGGACCGGAACTACCTGCTGGAGAGCGCGTTCACCGGGGGCGTGCTGCACCCGCTGAGCGAGGAGGAGCGGCGGCCGTACCTGGAGCCGTACCCGACGCGGGAGAGCCGGTGGCCGCTGCTGCAGTGGGCGCGCTCGCAGCCGATCGACGGGGAGCCCGCCGACGTGGTGGAGCGGGTCGAGGCCTACGGCGAGTGGCTGGCGGGCAGCGGCGAGGTGCCCAAGCTGCTGCTCACCTTCGACTCCTCGCCGACGCTGCTGATCACGGAGCGGACGGCCGCCTGGTGCGCCGAGCACCTGCCCGCCCTGGAGACCGAGCACTGCGGCCCGGCGGGCCACCACGCGCCGGAGGACGCCCCCGACGCCATCGCCGAGGCCGTCGCGGCCTGGGCGGCGCGGCACGGCCTGTGAGGCCCGGGGCGGTCCCGCCGGCCGGGTGAACCCGGTCCTGGTCGCGGGGCGTGCGCGCAGGGGTGGTGGGCAGATGCTCATCAGGACCTGGCGGCGGTCCTGGCGGCCCAGGCGGAGGCCGCCGGCGCGGAAGAGGGGTGTGATGGCGAGTCTTACCGAGCGGGTCGCGTCGGTGAAGGCCTGGGGGCGTGGCAAGCTCGACTACTGGCGGGTGCGCAGGCTGTCGATCGACCATCTCGTCAGGGCGGCGCAGCGCTACCAGTTGCAGGCCGGCGACCGGCTGGCGGGCGCGGTCACCTACTTCACCTTCCTGTCCTTCTTCCCGCTGCTGGTGCTGGGCTACTCGGTGCTCGGCTTCGTGGTGGCCACCAGCCAGACCACCCGGGAGGCGATGCAGCAGGCGATCGCCGAGCGGCTGCCGGGCATCATGGACAAGCTCGACTTCAACGTCGAGCAGATCGCCGAGGCCAAGACGGCGGCGGGGATCATCGGCCTGCTGGGCCTGCTCTACGCCGGGCTCGGGGCGCTCGACGCGCTGCGCGGGGCGCTGCGCGAGATGTCGATGACCACCACGCCGCCGCTCGACTTCTTCCTCGGCAAGCTGCGCGACCTGGCCTCGCTGATCCTGCTGGGCGTCACGGCGATCTCCTCCGTGCTCGTCGCCGGGTTCGCCACGACCGCCACCGACCACGTGATGAAGTTCGTCTTCGGCGGGGACACGCTGGCCGGCTGGCTCACGCTGCGGGTCGCCGGGGTGACGGCCAGCGTGGGGGCCGACTGGCTGCTGTTCGTGATCCTGCTCGGCTGGGTGGCCAGGCCCACCCAGCCGTTCCGGGTGATCGCCAAGGGGGCGCTGCTGGGCGCGATCTCGTTCGGGGTGCTCAAGCAGATCGCGACGCTGCTGCTGGCGACCACCATGGGCAACGTGGTGTACGGCGCGTTCGCCGCCATCGCCGGGCTGCTGGTCTGGATGAACTTCTCAGCCAGGCTCATCCTCTTCGTGGCGGCGTGGACGGCCACCGCCGGGCTCTGCCCGCCGCCCTCCCCGTCGCCGATCCCGGCCACGGAGGTGGGCAGCCCGCCCGGCGACGGCCCCGCGCCGATGCCGGACCCGTCAGGAGCCTGACCGGCTTCGCTTACGGCGGATGCCGTAGCCCAGCCAGATCAGCCCGAACAGCAGGCCGCCGCCGATCACCAGCGAGCCGACCATCCTGGTGTCGTCGGTCTGCTTCGAGGCGGCCGTGTCGAGCAGCGGCGGCTGCGCGGCCGGCGTGACCGACATCCCGGGCGCGGCCGACGCGCTCGGGGCGGCCGACGGCTGCCCCTGCTGGGGCGCGGCGAGCGCCGAAGCCGGAAGCGGGTCCACCAGCCGGCCCACCGGGGCGACCTTGCCCCGCACCGCGAAGCCCCAGTCGAGGAGCTGGGCGACCTCGTCCCAGAAGCCGCCCTCGTGCCGCATGATGCTCACCACGATCGTGTGACCGCCGCGGGTGGCCGCGCCGACGAAGCTGGCCTGCGCCTTCGACGTCCAGCCGTTCTTCACGCCGACCATGCCGTCGTAGCGCCAGAGCAGCTTGTTGTGGTTGCTGATCTCGTAGTAACCCTTGGGCGCCGGGAACTTGGCGACCTTCGTGCTGATGTAACGACGGAAGTCCGGGTTGGCCAGCCCGGCGCGGGCGATCAGCGCCAGGTCGTACGCCGAGCTGCTCTGCCCGGGCTTGTCCAGGCCGCTGGGCGTCTTGGCCACGGTGTCGTACGCCTGCAGCCGCCTGGCCTCGGCGTTCATGTCGGTCATGGTCTTGGCCAGGCTGCCGTTCGCCTCGGCCAGCGCCATGGCGGCGTCGTTGCCGGACGACATCATCAGCGCCCTGAACAGGTCCTCGATCTTGTAGGTGACCTTGGGCGTCAGGCCGACCGCGCTGCCCTCCTGGTTGCAGGCGTTCTGGCTGGGCCGGACCTTGCGGTTCTTGTCGAGCTTCTGGATCAGGGTGAGCGCGGTCAGCGTCTTGAGGGTGCTGGCCGGCAGGTAGCGTCCGTGGGCGTCCTTGGCGGCCAGCACCTCACCCGTGTCGGCGTCCGCGACGACGTACGAAGTAGCCTTGCTCTTGGGCGGCTTCTTGACGCCTGCGGGGGCGACCAGGCCGCGGCTGCCCAGCGCGTCGCCACCGACCGGCGCCGACGGCTCGGCGCGCGCGGTCCCGCCGGTGAGCGTGACCGAGGCGATGAGTGCCGCGACCGGCACGAGTTTCGTCCACATGGCGGTCTCAGCGTAGCTCCGTGTTGGTGCACATGTGGCGACACATCCCCCGAAGATCCACGTTCGATGCTAGAGAGGTACATGTGTCACGAAAGATCGCCGGTTTCCTCATCGTCCTGGGCGCGTTCATGATCTTCGAGTGGGTGAACCTGGGGTTTAACTTGGCCGACGGTCACCCGACCAGCTTCTACGTGGTGCACGGCGTGCTGATCGTGGTGAACGTCGTCCTGGGTGCGGTGCTGGCTGTGATCGGCTGGCGCGGGTGGCGCCGCTCAGGGGTCGGGTGAGGGCGTGCGGCTCCGCGGTCATCGGCCGCAGAGCAGCCGCCGAAGCGGGAGCGTGCGGCTGCGGGGTCAGGGGCCGCAGAGCAGCCGCCGGGTGAGTGCGTGCAGCTCGTCGGCCTCCTCGCGGGAGTCGCCGATCGAGGTGAAGCCCAGCTTGCCGTGCTCGGGGATGGCGCCGAGCAGGTGGAAGACGTTGCCGGTGCGGCGCCGCGCGTCGAAGCCGATCCCGAGCCGGTCGGCCGTCCGCATCACCTCACCGGGCGTGCGCCCCCTGAGGCAGCCGGAAGCGCAGTTGTCGGTCGCCGTGTAGAACTTGGGCTGGTCGCCGGACATGAGGTGGCCGGTGGCCGGATCGTAGGTGGCCCCGGTCGTCAGCACGGCGGCGCCGAACGGATGTGTGGTGCCGCCGATCCGCAGGTTGATCTCGCACAGCAGCGCCGCGTAGCCGGCGTCGGCCTTCAGCGCGAAGAAGTCCATCCCGAACAGCCCGACCACGCCGCGCTCCGCCAGGATCC
The nucleotide sequence above comes from Nonomuraea gerenzanensis. Encoded proteins:
- a CDS encoding D-alanyl-D-alanine carboxypeptidase family protein, with protein sequence MWTKLVPVAALIASVTLTGGTARAEPSAPVGGDALGSRGLVAPAGVKKPPKSKATSYVVADADTGEVLAAKDAHGRYLPASTLKTLTALTLIQKLDKNRKVRPSQNACNQEGSAVGLTPKVTYKIEDLFRALMMSSGNDAAMALAEANGSLAKTMTDMNAEARRLQAYDTVAKTPSGLDKPGQSSSAYDLALIARAGLANPDFRRYISTKVAKFPAPKGYYEISNHNKLLWRYDGMVGVKNGWTSKAQASFVGAATRGGHTIVVSIMRHEGGFWDEVAQLLDWGFAVRGKVAPVGRLVDPLPASALAAPQQGQPSAAPSASAAPGMSVTPAAQPPLLDTAASKQTDDTRMVGSLVIGGGLLFGLIWLGYGIRRKRSRSGS
- a CDS encoding YihY/virulence factor BrkB family protein, which encodes MASLTERVASVKAWGRGKLDYWRVRRLSIDHLVRAAQRYQLQAGDRLAGAVTYFTFLSFFPLLVLGYSVLGFVVATSQTTREAMQQAIAERLPGIMDKLDFNVEQIAEAKTAAGIIGLLGLLYAGLGALDALRGALREMSMTTTPPLDFFLGKLRDLASLILLGVTAISSVLVAGFATTATDHVMKFVFGGDTLAGWLTLRVAGVTASVGADWLLFVILLGWVARPTQPFRVIAKGALLGAISFGVLKQIATLLLATTMGNVVYGAFAAIAGLLVWMNFSARLILFVAAWTATAGLCPPPSPSPIPATEVGSPPGDGPAPMPDPSGA
- a CDS encoding SCO4848 family membrane protein; this translates as MSRKIAGFLIVLGAFMIFEWVNLGFNLADGHPTSFYVVHGVLIVVNVVLGAVLAVIGWRGWRRSGVG
- a CDS encoding haloalkane dehalogenase is translated as MPELDVLDSVLYHEESGEGVPFVFLHGNPASSHIWRKVLPGVGAPGRRLLAPDLIGMGRSGKPDSEYRFADHARYLDAWFDALGLDEVVLVGHDWGGALAFDWAARHPGRTRGVAFMETFVRPLSSAELGEGPRARRELIRSAEGETLALDRNYLLESAFTGGVLHPLSEEERRPYLEPYPTRESRWPLLQWARSQPIDGEPADVVERVEAYGEWLAGSGEVPKLLLTFDSSPTLLITERTAAWCAEHLPALETEHCGPAGHHAPEDAPDAIAEAVAAWAARHGL